A DNA window from Acidobacteriota bacterium contains the following coding sequences:
- a CDS encoding metal-dependent hydrolase, which yields MFLGHFGVGFGAKAAAPKVSLGSLFLASQFIDLLWPTLLLVGIERVVISPGVTRVTPLDFTHYPISHSLLAVLLWAVMFGAAYYVVRRYSTGAWVCGAALLSHWILDLFVHRPDLPLAPGTDLRLGLGLWNSTIATLVLELAVFAIGVSLYLRLTRPKDRIGIVGLWALVGFLLLVYAGNVFGEPPPSVTALAWVGQAQWLIVGWGYWIDRHREVAHEKTP from the coding sequence ATGTTCCTTGGTCACTTTGGTGTTGGTTTCGGAGCCAAGGCTGCAGCTCCCAAGGTGTCGCTCGGCTCGCTCTTTCTTGCGTCGCAGTTCATCGACCTCCTGTGGCCAACACTCCTGCTCGTCGGAATCGAGCGTGTGGTCATCTCCCCTGGCGTCACGCGCGTCACGCCCCTCGATTTCACGCACTATCCGATCTCCCACAGCCTCCTGGCGGTCCTCCTCTGGGCCGTCATGTTCGGAGCCGCGTACTACGTCGTCCGCCGTTACTCAACGGGTGCATGGGTCTGCGGAGCCGCCCTACTGAGTCACTGGATTCTCGACCTGTTCGTACACCGTCCCGATCTCCCTCTCGCACCCGGCACCGACCTCCGGCTCGGCCTCGGGCTGTGGAATTCGACGATCGCGACCCTCGTACTCGAGTTGGCGGTTTTCGCCATCGGCGTCAGCCTGTATCTCCGTCTGACCCGGCCCAAAGACCGCATCGGCATCGTTGGCCTCTGGGCTCTGGTCGGGTTCCTCCTGCTTGTCTATGCCGGCAACGTGTTCGGCGAGCCCCCTCCCAGCGTCACAGCCCTGGCGTGGGTCGGCCAGGCTCAATGGCTGATCGTAGGATGGGGCTATTGGATTGACCGGCACCGAGAGGTCGCTCACGAGAAGACACCTTAG
- a CDS encoding NAD(P)-dependent alcohol dehydrogenase has translation MRIKAAVVKAARQPFVIDEIDLEEPRANEVVVRVVSSGICHTDLATRDGDYEVPMPCVLGHEGAGVVEQVGSHCTTVQPGDHVVIGFNTCGKCPACLLRTPYCEDVMRIRLGLDRPDGSPTMSKGQDAVHGNFFGQSSFATHALCEEESLVKVRRDVPLDILGPFACSVETGAGAIFTSLRCAPGSSLAAFGAGAVGMCAIMAARVAGCTTIIAVDVKDNRLRLAKELGATHIINAASADPVQEIQRITKGGVNYSFESTGVTKVIRQAVDALRPLGVCGMVGQVPPGEEVSLDPWTILLGRTLRGIIQGDAIPQILIPQIVDLYLQGRFPIDRLIEYYPLEEINKAVADSEQGAVIKAVLRPNGT, from the coding sequence ATGAGAATCAAGGCAGCCGTAGTTAAAGCCGCACGACAGCCGTTCGTGATCGACGAGATCGATCTCGAAGAGCCCAGAGCCAACGAAGTCGTCGTGCGCGTCGTCTCCTCCGGCATCTGCCACACGGACCTCGCCACACGCGATGGCGATTACGAGGTTCCAATGCCGTGCGTCCTCGGACACGAAGGGGCCGGGGTCGTCGAGCAGGTGGGGTCTCACTGCACGACCGTCCAGCCGGGCGACCACGTCGTCATCGGCTTTAACACCTGCGGCAAGTGCCCGGCGTGTCTATTGAGAACGCCATATTGTGAAGACGTCATGCGTATTCGCCTCGGGCTCGACCGGCCCGACGGCAGCCCCACCATGAGCAAGGGGCAAGACGCAGTTCACGGCAATTTCTTCGGCCAATCGTCGTTCGCCACGCACGCACTCTGCGAGGAAGAAAGCCTCGTGAAAGTGCGCCGTGATGTTCCGCTAGACATCCTCGGCCCCTTCGCCTGCAGCGTCGAAACGGGCGCCGGGGCCATTTTCACATCGCTTCGCTGCGCGCCCGGCTCGAGTCTCGCCGCCTTCGGCGCAGGAGCCGTCGGGATGTGTGCCATCATGGCGGCGCGTGTCGCCGGATGCACCACCATCATCGCGGTCGACGTGAAAGACAACCGGCTCCGCTTGGCAAAGGAGCTGGGGGCCACGCACATCATCAATGCGGCCTCGGCGGATCCCGTGCAAGAGATCCAGCGCATTACCAAGGGTGGAGTGAACTACTCCTTCGAGAGCACAGGGGTCACGAAGGTCATCCGACAGGCGGTGGATGCGCTGCGGCCCCTGGGTGTGTGCGGCATGGTTGGACAGGTTCCACCTGGGGAGGAAGTGTCGCTCGATCCCTGGACGATTCTTCTCGGCCGGACACTTCGCGGGATCATCCAAGGCGACGCGATTCCGCAGATCTTGATCCCACAGATCGTCGACCTCTACCTGCAGGGCCGCTTCCCGATCGACCGCTTGATCGAGTACTACCCACTCGAGGAGATCAACAAGGCCGTAGCCGATAGCGAGCAAGGGGCCGTGATCAAGGCTGTGCTTCGTCCCAATGGGACCTAG
- a CDS encoding endonuclease/exonuclease/phosphatase family protein has protein sequence MTKHSFFRKKPGVVGLLSAAGTVATIASIAGLAGQLSWVLDLASHFRVQYFVTLVVVATALVATRSYRLAGLFSAMALLNLVLVLQLYMGTPSEPGSQGRPLSAMLINVHSSNTDHAAVLAGIKRHDPDFVLIQEVNQRWSEALNAIKDRYPHVVSKPREDNFGMVLLSKDAPLDSNILDVGNIGVPTILAKFALDGRAFFILGTHTLPPVGSEYARMRDRHLAEIPRVTAGLDAPVVVLGDLNTSPWSYHFRKLIRESGLRDASRGHGVQTTWPTHLFPMLIPIDHCLYSSGIKILDKEIGGRNGSDHYPVIVDFSLLGPQPD, from the coding sequence TTGACTAAACACTCCTTCTTCCGCAAGAAGCCTGGCGTCGTCGGATTGCTATCTGCTGCGGGCACAGTTGCGACGATCGCTTCGATCGCCGGCCTGGCCGGCCAACTCTCGTGGGTTCTAGATCTCGCCTCACATTTCCGCGTCCAGTACTTCGTCACCCTCGTTGTCGTGGCGACTGCCCTTGTTGCAACTCGATCGTATCGGCTCGCAGGTCTATTCTCTGCGATGGCACTTCTCAACCTCGTGCTCGTACTTCAGCTCTACATGGGAACGCCATCTGAACCTGGTTCGCAAGGTCGGCCGTTGAGCGCGATGCTGATTAACGTGCACAGCAGTAATACTGACCACGCCGCCGTGCTTGCCGGTATTAAGAGACACGACCCAGACTTCGTGTTGATTCAGGAGGTCAACCAGCGTTGGTCCGAAGCGCTCAACGCGATTAAAGACCGCTATCCGCACGTCGTAAGTAAGCCAAGAGAAGATAATTTTGGGATGGTGCTGCTCAGTAAGGACGCCCCTCTTGATAGCAACATTCTCGACGTTGGAAATATCGGTGTACCAACGATTCTCGCGAAGTTCGCTCTGGATGGGCGCGCATTCTTTATCTTAGGAACCCACACGCTTCCACCGGTCGGTTCGGAGTACGCCAGAATGAGAGACCGGCATCTTGCCGAAATACCACGGGTCACTGCAGGCTTGGATGCTCCTGTCGTAGTCCTCGGTGATCTGAATACCTCCCCCTGGTCGTATCACTTCAGGAAGCTGATCCGGGAGTCTGGGCTACGAGATGCTTCGCGAGGACATGGAGTTCAAACTACCTGGCCGACCCACCTCTTCCCGATGCTGATTCCGATCGACCATTGTCTTTATTCGTCCGGAATCAAGATCCTCGACAAAGAGATCGGAGGGCGAAATGGCTCGGATCATTACCCAGTGATCGTCGATTTTTCGTTATTGGGGCCACAGCCTGACTAG